From Granulimonas faecalis:
ACGCCGTCGACGGCCTCGTGGTGTGCGGGGCCCCGGGGGACAACCCAGGCAAGGACGCCGCCATGGTGCTGGTGAACGCCCTCTCCATGGTCAAGGGGCCCCGGGCCAAGTCGCCCCTCGTGAACAGCCTGGTCTTCGGGGGCTACGGCAAGGGGCTCCCCGGCGAGCACCCCCTGCGTTGGCTCTCCGCCAACGAGCGGAACGTGCGGGCCTACGACGAGGACGACCTCTGCGGCTTCGTGTTCACCCTCAACGGCTACAAGAACCTGCTCTCCCTCGTGCGCGACGTCTACGACATCCACGGTTGGGCCGTCAGCCGCCCGGACCTGCCCATCCTGTTCATCGCCGGCGCCGACGACCCCGTCACCTTGGGCGAGAAGGCCTGGAACGACGCCCAGGGATTCCTGCGCGACCGCGGCTACCGCAACGTGTCGGGCAAGCTCTACCCCGGCATGCGCCACGAGATCCTCAACGAGGAGGGGGCCCAGGAGGTGTTCGACGACGTCCTGACCTTCGTCGAGGAGGCCTGCGGCGTGTAGCAGACCGCCACAGGTTTTTGAAATGGGACCCTTGGTGGTATCGGCCTTACAAAAAGGGTTCACAAATGAAAATCGCACTGTAAAATGGGGCCACTGACATACCTGTCCGCACCCTATGGGAAGAGGCACCCCATGAAGTGCATCAACTGCGGCCACGACGTCTCCGACCAAACGGGCTTCTGTCCCACCTGCGGGTCCGAGCTGCGCTTCGACTTCTCCCTGCACCGCCACCCCATCCAGCCCGACCTCGACACCCCGGCCCCGAGCGGCGAGGCCTGCGCCTTCGACCGCACGGCCGACCGGGCCCTCATGAAGCGCGGCATCCGCATCGCCAACATGGTGTGGGCCGCCCTGGTGGTGTTTGCCGCCGTATGCCTGCTCATCCTGCTGTGAGCCGCACCGTCCCTGCCGAGACCTTCCACCTCACGGTCAACGGGCTGCCCCAGGCGGCCCGTTTTGCCAAGGAGGACATCGACGGCGCCCTCAGGCCCCTGGCCCACCGCATCCTCCTGGCCGGCCCCGGCCCCGTGCTCGTGGCCGGGCCGCCGGGGTCGGGCAAGACGACGGTGGCCCTGGTGCTCGAGGAGCTCTGCAAGGCGGAGGGAAAGAGGGTCCCCGCCCTGTCCATGGACGGCTTTCACCGGTCCAACGCCTGGCTTGAGACCCATGGGCTCCTGAGGCGCAAGGGGGCACCGGAGACCTACGACTTCCCTGGCCTCCGCCGTGCCCTCATCCATCCCGACCCCTGGCCCGTGTATTCCCGGGTTGCCCACGACGTGGTGGGAGACACCGTGGCCGTGACCTGCCCCACCTACATCGTGGAA
This genomic window contains:
- a CDS encoding nucleoside/nucleotide kinase family protein → MPAHPAVSRTVPAETFHLTVNGLPQAARFAKEDIDGALRPLAHRILLAGPGPVLVAGPPGSGKTTVALVLEELCKAEGKRVPALSMDGFHRSNAWLETHGLLRRKGAPETYDFPGLRRALIHPDPWPVYSRVAHDVVGDTVAVTCPTYIVEGNYLLLDEEPWRGLAPLSPLTVWVEVDPALLRERLVGRKVAGGMARPDAERFFEASDSLNVRRCLERRLPADVELRLTPAEEL
- a CDS encoding zinc-ribbon domain-containing protein; its protein translation is MKCINCGHDVSDQTGFCPTCGSELRFDFSLHRHPIQPDLDTPAPSGEACAFDRTADRALMKRGIRIANMVWAALVVFAAVCLLILL
- a CDS encoding alpha/beta fold hydrolase encodes the protein MEPRLFTLSSPFDGLGLSCAETVPEGRPKGLVQISHGMEEHKERYYPFMGWLADHGFASVIHDHRGHGASVASSEDLGFFGDETGRAIVGDLLCVQEHFEAAHPGLPLVLFGHSMGSLVVRSLIKDSDDAVDGLVVCGAPGDNPGKDAAMVLVNALSMVKGPRAKSPLVNSLVFGGYGKGLPGEHPLRWLSANERNVRAYDEDDLCGFVFTLNGYKNLLSLVRDVYDIHGWAVSRPDLPILFIAGADDPVTLGEKAWNDAQGFLRDRGYRNVSGKLYPGMRHEILNEEGAQEVFDDVLTFVEEACGV